One Janthinobacterium sp. TB1-E2 genomic region harbors:
- a CDS encoding 5-formyltetrahydrofolate cyclo-ligase, protein MRKALLAARRALPDATRVTWDAAIAQRLLDWCAQENVKELGVYWPLHGEPDLHGAYAQLAARGVALSLPVVLEKHAPLAFSAWTPGEPMVKDGMGVAVPARLRLRPAPATLLVPCLGFNEQRYRLGYGGGYYDRTLAAVPRPRTLGIAYACLAASFPNGEYDIALDHIVTEGDLY, encoded by the coding sequence TTGCGCAAAGCCTTGCTGGCGGCCCGGCGCGCCTTGCCCGACGCCACGCGAGTAACGTGGGATGCGGCCATCGCGCAGCGCCTGCTGGACTGGTGCGCACAGGAAAACGTCAAGGAACTGGGCGTGTACTGGCCCCTGCATGGCGAGCCGGACTTGCACGGTGCGTATGCGCAGCTGGCCGCGCGCGGCGTGGCGCTCAGTCTGCCCGTGGTGCTGGAAAAACATGCGCCGCTGGCCTTTTCCGCCTGGACGCCGGGCGAACCCATGGTCAAGGATGGCATGGGCGTGGCCGTGCCGGCCCGGCTGCGACTGCGCCCGGCGCCCGCCACCCTGCTCGTGCCCTGCCTGGGTTTTAATGAGCAACGGTACCGGCTCGGCTATGGCGGCGGCTATTACGACCGCACCCTGGCGGCCGTGCCGCGTCCGCGCACGCTCGGTATCGCCTATGCCTGCCTGGCGGCCAGCTTTCCCAACGGCGAATACGACATCGCCCTCGATCACATCGTAACCGAGGGCGACCTGTACTGA